Below is a window of Defluviimonas sp. SAOS-178_SWC DNA.
ACGTTCTTCGCGACATCCTCGCTCCAGATCGCCCGCACCTCGGTCGAATAGTTGAGATAGAGACGCCCGCCCGTGACCGTGAACGCCTCCGGCGCGGTCGACGCGATGGCCCCCTTCGTCATCGCATAGGCGCAATAGCCGCCATATTGCGGCGCATAGGCGGCGGGGTTCATCTCGAATGCTTCCATCGTTTCGGCGCTCGCGAAATACCACGTCGCGCCGCGCCACATCAGCGCGTGGTCCATCTGGCCGGGAACCGGCTTGCCTTCGGTGAAATAGGCAACCGGGTCGTAGCCTGAAATCGCCACGCCGCCCGGCGCGAAGACCTCCGGTTCGTTCGCGAAGGCAGGCCGCAGGATCGTGCCCGCGACCGGAATCGCGAGCGCGGCAACGAAAAAGGCACGTCGGGTCAGGCTCATCATAACTCCATTCCGGTCGAAGGCCGGTTCTCGGGGCGGCCTCCTTGAGCAACATGACACCGCCCTGCCCGCTGCGAAAGA
It encodes the following:
- a CDS encoding YHS domain-containing (seleno)protein; amino-acid sequence: MSLTRRAFFVAALAIPVAGTILRPAFANEPEVFAPGGVAISGYDPVAYFTEGKPVPGQMDHALMWRGATWYFASAETMEAFEMNPAAYAPQYGGYCAYAMTKGAIASTAPEAFTVTGGRLYLNYSTEVRAIWSEDVAKNVALADGFWPAALNTK